Proteins from one Pseudomonas sp. KBS0710 genomic window:
- a CDS encoding WbuC family cupin fold metalloprotein, translating to MARFLDQTLFAELAEKAAASPRGRHHHNFHQMEEPCHRLAVGLQPDTYVPPHRHLSADKAETLLVLKGSLGVLVFSDTGEVIAKRVLQAGGECAGVDLPPGVFHGLVVLEPDSVMFECKAGPYRPIGEGESPDWAPREGDAGVAEYQRWMLAQFD from the coding sequence ATGGCGCGCTTTCTTGATCAGACATTGTTCGCTGAGTTGGCCGAGAAAGCGGCCGCCAGCCCTCGCGGCCGGCACCATCACAACTTCCATCAGATGGAAGAACCCTGCCATCGTCTGGCCGTCGGCCTGCAACCCGACACTTATGTGCCGCCGCATAGACACCTGAGCGCCGACAAGGCGGAAACCCTGTTGGTGCTCAAGGGCAGCCTCGGCGTGCTGGTGTTCAGCGACACCGGTGAGGTAATTGCCAAACGCGTTCTGCAGGCGGGAGGCGAGTGCGCCGGCGTCGATCTGCCGCCAGGCGTGTTTCATGGCCTGGTGGTGCTGGAACCCGACAGCGTGATGTTTGAATGCAAGGCCGGGCCGTATCGCCCGATAGGCGAGGGCGAGTCACCCGACTGGGCGCCCCGCGAAGGCGATGCCGGTGTGGCCGAGTATCAGCGCTGGATGCTCGCCCAGTTCGATTGA
- a CDS encoding hypoxanthine-guanine phosphoribosyltransferase, translating into MSADLEHIRQIMREADCLYTEAQVEEAIAKVGAHISREMADTNPVVFCVMNGGLIFAGKLLTHLQFPLEASYLHATRYRNETSGGDLFWKAKPEVSFIDRDVLIIDDILDEGHTLGAIIDFCKHAGARKVHTAVLIDKDHDRKARPDLKADYVGLPCIDRYIFGYGMDYKGYWRNANGIYAVKGM; encoded by the coding sequence ATGTCCGCTGATCTCGAGCATATCCGTCAAATCATGCGCGAGGCTGACTGCCTGTACACCGAAGCGCAAGTCGAAGAAGCGATCGCCAAGGTCGGCGCACACATCAGCCGCGAAATGGCCGACACCAACCCGGTGGTCTTCTGCGTGATGAACGGCGGCCTGATTTTCGCCGGCAAATTGCTGACTCATTTGCAATTCCCGCTGGAAGCCTCCTACCTGCACGCCACCCGTTATCGCAACGAAACCAGCGGCGGTGACCTGTTCTGGAAAGCCAAGCCGGAAGTGTCGTTCATCGACCGCGACGTGCTGATCATCGACGACATCCTCGATGAAGGTCACACCCTGGGCGCGATCATCGACTTCTGCAAACACGCCGGCGCGCGCAAAGTACACACCGCTGTGCTGATCGACAAAGACCACGATCGCAAAGCTCGCCCGGACCTCAAAGCCGATTACGTCGGCCTGCCGTGCATCGACCGTTACATTTTCGGCTACGGCATGGACTACAAAGGCTACTGGCGTAACGCCAATGGCATCTACGCGGTTAAAGGGATGTAA
- the upp gene encoding uracil phosphoribosyltransferase, translating to MPTREIRHPLIRHKLGLMRRADISTKNFRELAQEVGALLTYEATKDLPLETYEIPGWAGPVQVEKIAGKKITVVPILRAGIGMLEGVLSLIPGAKVSAVGVARNEETLQAHTYLEKLVPEINERLAMIIDPMLATGSSMVATIDLLKKAGCKDIRAMVLVAAPEGITAVEKAHPDVQIYTASIDERLNEHGYIIPGLGDAGDKIFGTKQKDA from the coding sequence ATGCCCACTCGCGAGATCCGCCACCCGCTGATCCGACACAAACTCGGCCTTATGCGCCGTGCCGACATTAGCACGAAGAATTTCCGTGAGCTTGCTCAGGAAGTCGGAGCGCTGCTGACTTATGAAGCGACCAAGGATTTGCCGCTGGAAACCTACGAGATCCCCGGTTGGGCCGGTCCCGTACAAGTAGAGAAAATCGCCGGTAAGAAAATCACCGTGGTGCCTATCCTGCGTGCCGGTATCGGCATGCTCGAAGGCGTGCTCAGCCTGATCCCGGGCGCCAAAGTCAGCGCCGTGGGCGTGGCCCGCAATGAAGAAACCTTGCAGGCCCACACCTACCTGGAAAAACTCGTCCCGGAGATCAACGAGCGCCTGGCAATGATCATCGACCCGATGCTCGCCACCGGCAGTTCCATGGTTGCCACCATCGACCTGCTGAAAAAAGCCGGCTGCAAGGACATCCGCGCCATGGTGCTGGTGGCTGCCCCCGAAGGCATCACCGCTGTCGAAAAGGCGCACCCGGACGTGCAGATCTACACCGCCTCCATCGACGAGCGCTTGAACGAACATGGCTACATCATCCCAGGCCTGGGCGATGCCGGTGACAAGATCTTCGGCACCAAGCAGAAGGACGCGTAA
- a CDS encoding uracil-xanthine permease family protein, whose protein sequence is MQDDFNDPLWRQILSGAQMLFVAFGALVLMPLITGLDPNVALFTAGLGTLLFQVVTGRQVPVFLASSFAFITPIILAKGQFGLAATMGGVMAAGFVYTFLGLAVKVKGTGFIDRLLPPVVIGPVIISIGLAMAPIAANMAMGKAGDGSELIHYQTAMLISMPALLTTLIVAVFGKGIFRLVPIISGVLVGFAMSFYFGVVDTAKIAAAPWFALPHFTAPEFNWQAILFIVPVALAPAIEHIGGVIAVGSVTGRDYLKKPGLHRTLLGDGIATTAAGMFGGPPNTTYAEVTGAVMLTKNYNPKIMTWAAVFAISLAFIGKFGALLQSIPVPVMGGILCLLFGSIAAVGMNTLIRHKIDLGEARNLVIVSVTLVFGIGGVLVGTGTGPDDFGLKGIALCAVVAIGLNLLLPGNDGWKNKKPDEPLI, encoded by the coding sequence ATGCAGGATGATTTCAACGACCCGCTTTGGCGCCAGATCCTGTCTGGCGCACAGATGCTTTTTGTAGCATTTGGCGCGCTGGTGTTGATGCCGCTGATCACAGGTCTTGATCCAAACGTCGCACTGTTCACCGCAGGCCTGGGCACGTTGCTGTTCCAGGTGGTGACAGGGCGGCAGGTGCCGGTATTCCTGGCATCGAGCTTTGCGTTTATCACCCCGATCATTCTCGCCAAGGGCCAGTTCGGCCTGGCGGCGACCATGGGCGGGGTGATGGCGGCCGGTTTCGTTTATACCTTCCTGGGCCTGGCTGTTAAGGTCAAAGGCACCGGTTTCATCGATCGCCTGCTGCCGCCGGTGGTGATTGGCCCGGTGATCATCTCGATTGGCCTGGCCATGGCCCCGATTGCCGCCAATATGGCGATGGGCAAAGCCGGGGATGGCAGTGAGCTGATCCACTACCAGACAGCAATGCTGATTTCGATGCCGGCGCTGCTGACCACGCTGATCGTCGCGGTATTCGGCAAAGGCATTTTCCGCCTGGTGCCGATTATCTCCGGCGTGCTGGTGGGTTTTGCCATGTCGTTCTACTTTGGTGTGGTCGACACGGCGAAGATCGCCGCCGCGCCGTGGTTCGCCCTGCCCCACTTCACTGCGCCGGAGTTCAACTGGCAGGCCATCCTGTTTATCGTCCCGGTGGCCCTGGCCCCGGCGATCGAGCATATCGGTGGTGTGATTGCGGTGGGCAGCGTGACCGGTCGCGACTACCTGAAGAAGCCCGGCCTGCACCGCACCCTGCTGGGTGACGGGATTGCCACCACCGCTGCCGGTATGTTCGGCGGCCCGCCAAACACCACTTACGCCGAAGTGACGGGCGCAGTGATGCTGACCAAGAACTACAACCCGAAAATCATGACCTGGGCGGCGGTGTTTGCCATCAGCCTGGCGTTTATCGGCAAGTTCGGCGCGTTGCTGCAAAGCATCCCGGTACCGGTGATGGGCGGGATTCTGTGCCTGCTGTTCGGCTCGATTGCGGCGGTGGGCATGAACACGCTGATCCGCCACAAGATCGACCTGGGCGAAGCGCGCAATCTGGTGATTGTGTCGGTGACCCTGGTGTTCGGGATTGGCGGTGTACTGGTCGGCACCGGCACCGGCCCGGATGACTTCGGCCTCAAGGGCATCGCCCTGTGTGCGGTGGTAGCGATTGGTTTGAACCTGCTGCTGCCGGGCAATGATGGCTGGAAGAACAAGAAGCCGGATGAGCCGTTGATCTAA
- the hisC gene encoding histidinol-phosphate transaminase — protein MSKFWSPFVKDLVPYVPGEQPKLTKLVKLNTNENPYGPSPKALAAMQAELNDNLRLYPDPNSDLLKQAVAKYYGVDAGKVFLGNGSDEVLAHIFHGLFQHDLPLLFPDISYSFYPVYCGLYGIKSAPVPLDEHFQIRVADYAKPNGGIIFPNPNAPTGCVLALDAVEQILKASPDSVVVVDEAYIDFGGETAISLVDRYPNLLVTQTLSKSRSLAGLRVGLAVGHPDLIEALERVKNSFNSYPLDRLAIVGAAAAFDDREYFEKTCQWVIDSRNKVVAQLEGKGFEVLPSAANFIFARHPRHDAAGLAAKLREQGVIVRHFKQERIAQFLRISIGTPEQNQALIDGLGEL, from the coding sequence ATGAGCAAATTCTGGAGCCCCTTCGTCAAGGACCTCGTGCCTTACGTGCCCGGCGAGCAACCAAAGCTGACCAAACTGGTCAAGCTCAACACCAATGAAAACCCCTACGGGCCTTCGCCCAAGGCGCTGGCGGCGATGCAGGCCGAGTTGAACGACAACCTGCGTTTGTACCCGGACCCCAACAGCGACCTGCTCAAGCAGGCGGTGGCCAAGTACTACGGCGTTGACGCCGGCAAAGTGTTCCTCGGCAACGGCTCCGACGAAGTGCTGGCGCACATTTTCCACGGCCTGTTCCAGCACGACTTGCCGCTGCTGTTCCCGGACATCAGCTACAGCTTCTACCCGGTGTACTGCGGCCTGTATGGCATCAAGTCCGCCCCGGTGCCGCTGGACGAGCACTTCCAGATCCGCGTGGCCGATTACGCCAAGCCCAACGGCGGGATCATCTTCCCCAACCCGAATGCGCCGACCGGCTGCGTGCTGGCGCTGGACGCGGTAGAGCAGATCCTCAAGGCCAGCCCGGATTCAGTGGTGGTGGTGGATGAGGCCTATATCGACTTCGGCGGCGAAACCGCCATCAGCCTGGTGGATCGCTACCCGAACCTGCTGGTGACCCAGACCCTGTCCAAATCGCGCTCACTGGCCGGTTTGCGTGTAGGCCTGGCGGTGGGCCACCCGGACCTGATCGAGGCGCTGGAGCGGGTCAAGAACAGCTTCAACTCCTACCCGCTGGATCGCCTGGCGATTGTCGGGGCGGCGGCGGCATTCGACGACCGTGAGTATTTCGAGAAGACTTGCCAGTGGGTGATCGACAGCCGCAACAAGGTGGTTGCGCAATTGGAGGGCAAGGGCTTTGAAGTGTTGCCGTCAGCGGCCAACTTCATCTTTGCTCGTCACCCACGCCACGACGCTGCAGGTTTGGCCGCAAAGCTGCGTGAGCAAGGGGTGATTGTGCGGCACTTCAAACAGGAGCGGATTGCCCAGTTCCTGCGGATCAGCATCGGTACGCCAGAGCAGAACCAGGCGCTGATTGATGGCCTCGGTGAGCTCTAA